A stretch of Palaemon carinicauda isolate YSFRI2023 chromosome 34, ASM3689809v2, whole genome shotgun sequence DNA encodes these proteins:
- the LOC137626873 gene encoding putative per-hexamer repeat protein 5: MVMFGTGREAMAMFGRGSGVIAITSTGRGSKAMSGTGCGAMAISGTGSGAMTMFGTGSCAMAMLKTGHEAIDMSGTGNGALARSDTGRGVMAISGTGHEAMAMFGTGSGAIAISGTGRGAMAISGTGRAVMAMSGSGHEAMAIFGTGSWAIAISGTGSGLMAMSSTGREAMAMSGTACEAMAMSGTGSGVMTITGTARGAMAMSGTGFGAMATSGTGGGAMAISTTWRGAIAMSKIGCGAMAMSGIGSEAMAMSSTGSGAKSISGTGCGAMAMSGTERGAMVMSRTGRGAMAMPGTGVVVVATPNTG; encoded by the coding sequence ATGGTCATGTTCGGAACAGGGCGTGAAGCCATGGCCATGTTCGGTAGAGGAAGTGGGGTCATAGCTATAACCAGCACAGGGCGTGGGTCCAAGGCCATGTCCGGAACAGGGTGTGGGGCCATGGCTATATCCggcacaggaagtggggccatgacCATGTTTGGCACAGGAAGTTGTGCCATGGCCATGCTCAAAACAGGGCATGAGGCCATTGATATGTCCGGTACAGGAAATGGGGCCCTGGCCAGGTCTGACACTGGGCGTGGGGTCATGGCCATATCTGGAACAGGGCATGAAGCCATGGCCATGTtcggtacaggaagtggggccattgcCATATCCGGCACAgggcgtggggccatggccattTCCGGCACAGGGCGTGCAGTCATGGCCATGTCTGGATCAGGGCATGAAGCCATGGCCATCTTTGGTACTGGAAGTTGGGCCATTGCCATATCCGGCACGGGAAGTGGGTTGATGGCCATGTCCAGCACAGGGCGTgaggccatggccatgtccggaacaGCGTGTgaagccatggccatgtccggtaCAGGAAGTGGGGTTATGACCATAACCGGCACAGcgcgtggggccatggccatgtccggaacaGGGTTTGGGGCTATGGCCACGTCTGGTACAGGAGGTGGGGCTATGGCGATATCCACCACATGGCGGGGTGCCATAGCCATGTCCAAAATAGggtgtggggccatggccatgtccggaatAGGGAGTGAAGCCatggccatgtccagtacaggaagtggggccaagTCCATATCCGGCACAGggtgtggggccatggccatgtccggaacaGAGCGTGGGGCCATGGTCATGTCCAGAACAGGGCGTGGAGCCATGGCCATGCCTGGCACAGGTGTTGTGGTCGTGGCCACGCCCAACACAGGGTGA
- the LOC137626871 gene encoding keratinocyte proline-rich protein-like, with the protein MAMAPHPGPNMAMAPRPVPNMAISLLPMPDMSMAPQPVPDMTMASRPVPDMAMAPHPIPDMTMAPRPVPDMAMTPHPVLDVAMAPHPVPNMVMAPRPLRDMAMTPRPVLYMAMAPSPVPDVAMAPHPVPDVAMAPHPVPDVAIAPCPVLDLAMTPRPVLEMAMALRSVPDMAMATTSTRHGHGPTPCPGHGYGPTPCSGHGHDPTPCSGHGHGDTAGAGHGHGATVCAGYWPGHHDQC; encoded by the coding sequence atggccatggccccacaccCCGGGCCgaacatggccatggccccacggcCTGTGCCGAACATGGCCATTTCCCTACTCCCTATGCCGGACATGTCCATGGCCCCACAGCCTGTGCCGGATATGACCATGGCCTCACGCCCAGTAccagacatggccatggccccacaccCTATTCCAGACATGACCATGGCCCCACGCCCTGTGCCAGACATGGCCATGACCCCACACCCTGTTCTGGATGTAGCCATGGCCCCACATCCTGTGCCAAACATGGTCATGGCCCCACGCCCTCTCCGGGACATGGCAATGACCCCACGTCCTGTTCTGTACATGGCCATGGCCCCAAGCCCTGTTCCGGACGTAGCCATGGCCCCACACCCTGTTCCGGACGTAGCCATGGCCCCACACCCTGTTCCGGACGTAGCCATTGCCCCATGTCCTGTCCTGGACTTAGCCATGACCCCACGCCCTGTTCTGGAAATGGCCATGGCCCTACGGTCTgtgccggacatggccatggcaACGACCAGTAccagacatggccatggccccacgcccTGTCCTGGACATGGCTATGGCCCCACGCCCTGTTCTGGACATGGCCATGACCCCACGCCCtgttccggacatggccatggcgACACGGCTGGTGCGGGACATGGCCATGGCGCCACGGTCTGTGCCGgatattggccagggcaccacgaCCAGTGCTAG
- the LOC137626872 gene encoding BCL-6 corepressor-like protein 1: MAINPLPMPDMAMAPLPVPKMAMALCPIHDMAMTARPVPDMAMAPRPVPDMAMAPLPMPDMAMAPLPVPNMAMASCPVPDKAMTPCPVSDMAMAPRPLPDMAMAPLPVRDMAMAPLPVPDISMASHPVLCMAMAQLPVPDMVMAPLPVPDMAMASLPIPNMAMVSCLVPDKAMTPRPLPEMAMSPLPVPDTAMAPLSVEDMAMTSRPVLYMAMAPRPVPDVAMAPHPVPDVAMAPRPVLDIAMTHALFWKWPWPHVLCRTCPWLHFL, translated from the coding sequence ATGGCCATCAACCCACTTCCCATGCCGGATATGgcaatggccccacttcctgtaccaaAGATGGCCATGGCATTATGCCCTATTCATGACATGGCCATGACTGCACGCCCTGTGccagacatggccatggccccacgccctgtgccggacatggccatggccccacttcctaTGCCGGATATGgcaatggccccacttcctgtaccgaACATGGCCATGGCTTCATGCCCTGTTCCAGACAAGGCTATGACCCCATGCCCTGTgtcggacatggccatggccccacgccctctgccggacatggccatggccccacttcctgtgcgggatatggccatggccccacttcctgtaccggACATATCAATGGCTTCACACCCTGTTCTGTGCATGGCCATGGCACAACTTCCTGTGCCAGACATGgtcatggccccacttcctgtgccGGATATGGCAATGGCCTCACTTCCTATACCGAACATGGCTATGGTTTCATGCCTTGTTCCAGACAAGGCCATGACCCCACGCCCTTTGCCGGAAATGGCCATGTCCCCACTTCCTGTGCCGGACACGGCCATGGCCCCACTTTCTGTAGAGGACATGGCCATGACCTCACGCCCTGTTCTgtacatggccatggccccacgcccTGTTCCGGACGTAGCCATGGCCCCACACCCTGTTCCAGATGTAGCCATGGCCCCACGTCCTGTCCTGGACATAGCCATGACCCACGCCCTGTTCTGGAAATGGCCATGGCCCCACGTCCTGTGCCGGACATGTCCATGGCTCCACTTCCTGTAG